A genomic segment from Rahnella aceris encodes:
- a CDS encoding RpoE-regulated lipoprotein — protein sequence MTVRLRVRPMLLVLPLILTGCSSMSSMSWPGVSWSAMNPLNWFGSSLTVSDKGVGDITASTPLTETAIKDALDGDYTLRSGMSMSNGKMLSFFQAMDGKDVKMSISGEPKGNVQRVDVVDTKVESEWGVKIGTPFSDLYSKAFDVCVKGEGDDAENVECKAPQSAHVTYVFSGIWHGPDSLMPSDDALKDWKVSKIIWRANPAQAAAAQ from the coding sequence ATGACTGTTCGCCTGCGGGTTCGCCCGATGTTACTGGTGCTGCCGCTGATCCTGACCGGCTGTTCGTCGATGTCATCTATGTCATGGCCGGGCGTGTCCTGGTCGGCCATGAATCCGCTTAACTGGTTTGGCAGCAGCCTGACGGTCAGCGACAAAGGGGTGGGTGATATTACGGCCAGCACCCCGCTGACAGAAACGGCCATTAAAGATGCGCTGGACGGCGACTATACCCTGCGCAGCGGTATGTCGATGAGCAACGGCAAAATGCTGAGCTTCTTCCAGGCGATGGACGGTAAAGACGTGAAGATGTCGATCAGCGGTGAGCCGAAAGGTAACGTCCAGCGCGTCGATGTTGTTGATACGAAAGTTGAAAGTGAATGGGGCGTTAAAATCGGTACGCCCTTCAGCGATCTCTACAGCAAGGCTTTCGATGTGTGCGTGAAGGGCGAAGGGGACGATGCTGAAAACGTCGAGTGTAAAGCGCCGCAAAGTGCTCACGTGACGTATGTGTTCAGCGGTATCTGGCATGGCCCGGATTCGCTGATGCCTTCGGATGATGCCCTGAAAGACTGGAAGGTCAGCAAAATTATCTGGCGTGCTAATCCTGCGCAGGCCGCTGCCGCGCAATAA
- a CDS encoding Dyp-type peroxidase, with the protein MTQVQSGILPEHCRFAIYIEAKAQGDLDALRHGCRAFLAVLEDMQKKFPTEHLGAVVAFGNDVWRDLSGNQGAAELKSFEPLGKGLAPATQRDMLLHIQSLRHDVNFALAQAALKAFGSSITVEEETHGFRALEERDLSGFIDGTENPKAEARAQVAIIPEGSVDAGGSYVMVQRWKHNLVQWERFSVQQQEDVIGRTKETDEELDSETRPDTSHVSRVDLKEDGKGLKILRQSLPYGTASGEHGLYFISYCARLWNIEKQLLSMFGDLDGKRDAMLRFTRPVTGSYYFAPSLTRLLAL; encoded by the coding sequence ATGACTCAGGTTCAGAGCGGCATTTTACCCGAACATTGCCGTTTCGCGATTTACATTGAAGCGAAAGCTCAGGGTGACCTGGATGCGCTCCGGCACGGCTGCCGTGCATTTTTGGCCGTACTGGAAGACATGCAGAAAAAATTTCCCACTGAACATCTTGGTGCGGTCGTGGCCTTTGGCAACGATGTATGGCGTGATTTATCCGGAAATCAGGGTGCCGCTGAGCTGAAGTCTTTCGAGCCGCTGGGTAAAGGTCTGGCACCGGCGACGCAGCGCGATATGTTGTTGCACATTCAGTCCCTGCGTCATGACGTGAACTTCGCGCTGGCACAGGCGGCATTGAAAGCCTTCGGCAGTTCAATCACTGTCGAAGAAGAAACCCACGGGTTCCGTGCGCTGGAAGAACGTGACCTCAGCGGTTTTATCGACGGAACTGAAAACCCGAAAGCAGAAGCCCGCGCTCAGGTGGCGATTATTCCTGAAGGCAGTGTTGATGCAGGCGGCAGTTACGTGATGGTTCAGCGCTGGAAACATAATCTGGTGCAATGGGAACGCTTCTCCGTGCAGCAGCAGGAAGATGTTATCGGGCGTACAAAAGAAACCGACGAAGAGCTGGATTCAGAAACTCGCCCGGACACTTCCCACGTCAGTCGTGTTGACCTGAAAGAAGACGGCAAAGGCCTGAAAATTCTGCGCCAGAGCCTGCCTTACGGTACGGCCAGCGGTGAGCACGGTTTGTATTTCATTAGCTATTGCGCCCGTTTGTGGAACATTGAGAAACAGCTGCTGAGCATGTTTGGCGATCTTGATGGCAAACGCGATGCCATGCTGCGCTTCACCCGTCCGGTGACCGGCAGTTATTATTTCGCCCCTTCACTGACCCGACTGTTAGCGCTTTAA
- the cysP gene encoding thiosulfate ABC transporter substrate-binding protein CysP gives MKTLGFTGNVLKSSVAALLLASGAASATELLNSSYDVSRELFAALNPPFQKQWADQNNGDKLDIKQSHAGSSKQALAILQGLKADVVTYNQVTDVQILHDRGNLIPANWQSRLPNNSSPFYSTMAFLVRKGNPKNIHSWDDLARPGVSLVFPNPKTSGNGRYTYLGAWGAFNLEDNKNQTQTREKMASFLKNVQVFDTGGRGATTTFVERGLGDVLISFESEVNNIRKQYGDDKYEVIVPKVDILAEFPVAWVDKNVEKNGTEKAAKDYLNYLWSPQAQKIITSFNYRVYDKTAMAAAKEQFPETQLFKVEEQFGGWPQVMETHFSTGGELDKLLEQGHK, from the coding sequence ATGAAAACACTCGGATTTACCGGCAATGTGCTGAAAAGTTCTGTGGCGGCATTGTTGCTGGCCAGCGGGGCGGCTTCGGCAACCGAATTGCTCAACAGCTCTTATGATGTGTCCCGTGAACTTTTTGCCGCGCTGAATCCGCCATTCCAGAAACAGTGGGCTGATCAAAATAATGGCGATAAACTCGATATTAAACAGTCGCATGCCGGTTCCTCCAAGCAAGCGCTGGCGATTTTGCAGGGCCTGAAAGCAGATGTGGTGACGTATAATCAGGTGACCGATGTGCAGATTTTGCATGACCGCGGCAACCTGATCCCGGCCAACTGGCAAAGCCGTCTGCCTAATAACAGTTCGCCATTCTATTCCACCATGGCCTTCCTGGTACGTAAGGGCAATCCAAAAAACATTCACAGCTGGGACGATTTAGCACGTCCGGGCGTGAGTCTGGTGTTCCCGAATCCAAAAACCTCCGGTAATGGTCGTTATACCTATCTCGGTGCCTGGGGCGCATTCAATCTGGAAGACAATAAAAACCAGACGCAGACCCGCGAAAAGATGGCGAGTTTCCTGAAAAACGTGCAGGTATTTGATACCGGCGGTCGTGGCGCAACCACCACATTTGTCGAACGTGGACTGGGCGATGTGTTGATCAGCTTTGAATCGGAAGTGAACAACATCCGTAAGCAGTACGGTGATGATAAATATGAAGTGATTGTTCCGAAGGTGGATATTCTGGCGGAGTTCCCGGTCGCCTGGGTGGACAAAAACGTTGAGAAAAATGGCACAGAGAAAGCCGCAAAAGATTATCTGAATTATTTGTGGAGCCCGCAGGCGCAGAAAATCATCACCAGTTTTAACTACCGCGTGTATGACAAAACGGCGATGGCGGCGGCGAAAGAGCAGTTCCCGGAGACCCAACTGTTCAAAGTTGAAGAGCAGTTCGGTGGCTGGCCACAAGTGATGGAAACCCATTTCAGTACCGGCGGTGAGCTGGATAAACTGTTAGAGCAAGGTCACAAGTAA